From a region of the Citricoccus muralis genome:
- a CDS encoding AMP-binding protein, which yields MHGGLGDGQPVDEADRLAFWDQAARRLDWDTEWHTTHSWTAPAPEAERGPEIRWFEGGTLNVAVNCVDRHVDAGRGEKVALYFEGEPGDRRAVTYAQLQKEVSQAANALIELGIGKGDRVVVYLPVLVETIVITLACARIGAVHSLVFGGFSAEALKFRVEDTGAKLLVTSEGQFRRGKAVPVKANADEAVSGENNIEHVLVLNRTGHTDSGEVALNWVEGRDVWWHEIVDRQPETHTPSSFDAETPLFIMYTSGTTGQPKGLVHTSGGYLVQTSWSYDYLFSNPDVTEREQDVHWCTADLAWVTAHTYEIYGPLSNGVTQVIYEGVPNAPHAGRHFEVIERYGVTSYYTAPTLVRSLMGWFPEGIPTDYDLSSIRLVGTVGEAVNPEAWTWARTQIGRDRLAELDREAQAETGDAGTQVPRDGSVGVPMVDTWWQSETGATILSPRQDDERFKPGCGSRPLPGVDVAVVDDSGAPVAAGLQGNAVITRTGPSMARTVWGNPRRYYSSYWKDYAEQGWFLAGDGAKYDEDGDIWILGRIDDVINISGHRLSTIEIESALVSHPGVVEAGVCPVPDAKTGHAAVAFVVARAGYAEGRAPAEELRQHVGTVIGPVAKPRDVVFVPDVPKTRSGKIMRRLLTQLYEGTALGDTTSLQNEPCVGQIADVMATRR from the coding sequence CTGCACGGCGGTCTCGGTGACGGCCAACCGGTGGACGAGGCTGACCGTCTGGCCTTCTGGGATCAGGCCGCGCGCCGCCTCGACTGGGACACCGAGTGGCATACCACCCACTCGTGGACAGCCCCGGCCCCGGAGGCCGAGCGCGGTCCGGAGATCCGCTGGTTCGAGGGCGGCACCCTCAACGTGGCGGTGAACTGCGTGGACCGTCACGTGGACGCCGGCCGCGGGGAGAAGGTGGCCCTGTACTTCGAGGGTGAGCCCGGCGACCGCCGCGCCGTGACCTATGCGCAGTTGCAGAAGGAGGTCAGCCAGGCCGCGAACGCGCTGATCGAACTGGGCATCGGGAAGGGCGACCGCGTGGTCGTCTACCTGCCCGTGCTGGTGGAGACCATCGTCATCACCCTGGCCTGTGCCCGGATCGGCGCCGTGCACTCACTCGTGTTCGGTGGCTTCTCCGCTGAGGCCTTGAAGTTCCGCGTGGAGGACACCGGTGCCAAGCTCCTGGTGACCTCCGAGGGTCAGTTCCGCCGCGGGAAGGCCGTCCCGGTCAAGGCCAACGCGGACGAGGCCGTCTCCGGCGAGAACAACATCGAGCACGTGCTGGTGCTCAACCGCACCGGACACACGGACTCCGGCGAGGTCGCTCTGAACTGGGTCGAGGGCCGGGACGTCTGGTGGCACGAGATCGTGGACCGTCAGCCCGAGACCCACACCCCCTCGTCCTTCGACGCCGAGACTCCCCTGTTCATCATGTACACCTCCGGCACCACCGGCCAGCCCAAGGGCCTGGTGCACACCTCCGGCGGCTACCTGGTGCAGACCTCCTGGTCCTACGACTACCTGTTCTCCAACCCGGATGTCACCGAGCGGGAGCAGGACGTCCACTGGTGCACAGCGGACCTGGCCTGGGTCACCGCCCACACCTATGAGATCTACGGGCCACTCTCCAACGGCGTCACCCAGGTCATCTACGAGGGTGTGCCAAACGCCCCGCACGCAGGCCGCCACTTCGAGGTCATCGAGCGCTACGGCGTCACCAGCTACTACACCGCGCCCACCCTGGTCCGCTCCCTCATGGGCTGGTTCCCCGAGGGCATCCCCACTGATTACGACCTCTCCTCCATCCGTCTCGTCGGCACCGTCGGCGAGGCCGTGAACCCGGAGGCCTGGACCTGGGCGCGCACCCAGATCGGCCGGGACCGGCTGGCCGAGTTGGACCGAGAGGCACAGGCCGAAACCGGCGACGCCGGCACGCAGGTCCCCCGCGATGGTTCCGTGGGCGTGCCCATGGTGGACACCTGGTGGCAGTCCGAGACCGGGGCGACCATCCTCTCCCCGCGGCAGGACGATGAGCGGTTCAAGCCCGGCTGTGGCTCCCGTCCCTTGCCGGGCGTGGACGTGGCCGTGGTGGATGACTCCGGCGCGCCCGTGGCCGCCGGCCTGCAGGGCAATGCCGTGATCACCCGCACCGGTCCCTCGATGGCACGCACCGTCTGGGGCAATCCGCGGCGCTACTACTCCTCCTATTGGAAGGACTACGCCGAGCAGGGCTGGTTCCTGGCCGGGGACGGCGCGAAGTATGACGAGGACGGGGACATCTGGATCCTGGGCCGCATCGATGACGTCATCAACATCTCCGGCCACCGCCTGTCCACCATCGAGATCGAGTCGGCACTGGTCTCCCACCCCGGTGTGGTCGAGGCCGGCGTCTGCCCTGTACCAGACGCCAAGACCGGGCACGCCGCCGTCGCCTTCGTGGTGGCCCGTGCCGGCTACGCCGAGGGACGCGCGCCCGCCGAGGAACTGCGCCAGCATGTGGGCACCGTGATCGGCCCGGTGGCCAAGCCGCGGGACGTGGTCTTCGTGCCGGACGTGCCGAAGACGCGATCCGGCAAGATCATGCGGCGCCTGCTCACCCAGCTCTACGAGGGCACTGCCCTGGGGGACACCACGTCCCTGCAGAACGAGCCGTGCGTCGGGCAGATCGCCGACGTCATGGCAACGCGCCGCTGA
- a CDS encoding siderophore-interacting protein has product MGSTDENDPTAGTGQPSGESPETASAAAGNPAAAIAAAGNPTAGSGQPAGVSSEPGAEEAYERYRAARERYAVAKYEYKAAQYALKAARLREQVAAGGTVGKRGKGDKYGKYGKYDHHHHRRRHLHGGRQERSDYGQHGQYGHADGDSQEGVVRRGALGPVETRDSSDRRKGKQVVLDVVSTEPLGEHFQRLTLGGPGFADFRDNHFTDKYVKILFVDPALGLTPPYDVQTLRKSLPKHQRPVRRTYTVHSVDAEAETLVIDFVLHGDTGVAGPWAAAAQVGDPVAFSGPGGKYAPDPAADAHLLVGDESALPAISAALAAMPEDAAGQAFIEVGSPADEWELTVPSGVEVTWLHRGGEYRLGRSQLAATVEGIGRAEWPAGRVHAFVHGEKSMVKRLRRHLTEERGVDRRMLSLSSYWTYGQADD; this is encoded by the coding sequence ATGGGCAGCACAGACGAGAATGACCCGACGGCAGGTACCGGCCAGCCGTCGGGCGAGAGCCCGGAGACGGCGAGCGCGGCGGCGGGGAATCCAGCGGCAGCGATCGCGGCGGCCGGGAATCCGACAGCTGGGAGTGGCCAGCCGGCGGGCGTGAGTTCCGAGCCGGGCGCCGAGGAGGCCTACGAGCGGTACCGTGCGGCCCGGGAACGCTATGCCGTGGCCAAGTACGAGTACAAGGCGGCGCAATACGCCCTGAAGGCTGCCCGGCTGCGCGAGCAGGTGGCGGCTGGCGGCACCGTGGGCAAGCGCGGGAAGGGGGACAAGTACGGCAAGTACGGCAAGTACGACCACCATCATCACCGCAGGCGCCACCTGCACGGCGGGCGTCAGGAGCGCAGCGACTATGGCCAGCACGGCCAGTATGGCCACGCGGATGGCGATAGCCAGGAGGGCGTGGTGCGCCGCGGAGCACTGGGACCGGTGGAGACCCGCGATTCGTCGGACCGCCGCAAGGGCAAGCAGGTGGTCCTGGACGTGGTCTCCACCGAGCCGCTGGGGGAGCACTTCCAGCGGCTGACCCTCGGAGGACCAGGGTTCGCCGACTTCCGGGACAACCACTTCACGGACAAGTACGTCAAGATCCTCTTCGTGGACCCGGCGCTGGGGCTGACGCCGCCGTACGACGTGCAGACGCTACGCAAGTCACTGCCAAAGCACCAGCGCCCTGTCCGCCGCACCTACACGGTGCACTCGGTGGACGCCGAGGCCGAGACCCTGGTGATCGACTTCGTACTGCACGGGGACACCGGAGTGGCCGGACCATGGGCGGCGGCAGCCCAGGTGGGAGATCCGGTGGCTTTCTCCGGCCCGGGAGGCAAGTACGCCCCGGACCCGGCCGCCGACGCTCACCTGCTGGTGGGGGACGAGTCGGCCCTGCCCGCGATCTCCGCGGCACTCGCCGCGATGCCGGAGGACGCCGCAGGGCAGGCCTTCATCGAGGTGGGCAGCCCCGCCGACGAATGGGAATTGACCGTGCCCTCGGGTGTGGAGGTGACGTGGCTGCACCGTGGCGGCGAGTACCGGCTCGGGCGCTCGCAGTTGGCGGCCACCGTGGAGGGGATCGGGCGGGCCGAGTGGCCTGCGGGACGGGTACACGCCTTCGTCCACGGGGAGAAGTCCATGGTCAAGCGCCTGCGCCGGCACCTGACCGAGGAGCGCGGCGTGGACCGGAGGATGCTGTCCCTGTCCTCGTACTGGACCTACGGCCAGGCCGACGACTAA